From the Pedobacter cryoconitis genome, one window contains:
- a CDS encoding ArsR/SmtB family transcription factor — protein MNLRRDVFQAIADPTRRAILLLVASQSLTAGAIAANFNTARPTVSKHLQILTECELLEQKQTGREIYYQTNAKKMKDIADFIEPFRQLWDDRFNKLESIMKNYQPK, from the coding sequence ATGAATTTAAGACGAGACGTATTTCAGGCGATAGCAGATCCGACCAGGAGGGCCATCCTGTTATTGGTTGCTTCACAATCCTTAACAGCAGGGGCAATAGCGGCAAATTTTAATACTGCCAGGCCAACAGTTTCCAAACATCTGCAAATACTTACAGAATGTGAACTGCTGGAACAAAAACAAACGGGCAGGGAAATTTACTATCAGACGAATGCGAAAAAGATGAAGGACATAGCTGACTTTATCGAACCGTTCCGCCAGTTGTGGGATGACAGGTTTAACAAATTGGAAAGTATCATGAAAAATTATCAACCAAAATAA
- a CDS encoding SDR family oxidoreductase, giving the protein MAKILITGAGSGFAREAALRLAEKGNSVIATVEIVAQIAGLKKEAEDRGIDLQVEKLDVTNSDDHIKAWKWDIDVLLNNAGISEGGSAVDIPLDKVRRQFEVNVFGPLALTQGFAKKFIENKKGKIVFLSSVAGLSADPFTGAYAASKHSIEAFAEALNKEVSEFGVQVATINPGPYLTGFNDRMFETWKEWRDDDNHTVFDYSKISFPHEQYDPEAIVDLIVKVLSNEIDNYRNLLPESFADQIKEQQKLVWTKKQNSTTGKRDELVQKAYEIEPGTPVGEEK; this is encoded by the coding sequence ATGGCTAAGATATTAATAACAGGAGCGGGGTCAGGATTTGCGAGAGAAGCAGCCTTGCGTTTAGCAGAAAAGGGAAACTCAGTAATTGCAACAGTTGAAATCGTAGCTCAGATTGCTGGTTTGAAAAAAGAAGCTGAAGATAGGGGTATAGATTTGCAAGTTGAGAAATTGGACGTTACCAATTCTGATGATCATATTAAAGCGTGGAAATGGGACATAGATGTGCTATTAAATAATGCAGGGATTTCAGAAGGCGGATCTGCTGTTGATATCCCGTTAGATAAAGTTCGTCGTCAATTTGAAGTTAATGTTTTTGGCCCACTGGCGCTGACACAGGGCTTTGCTAAGAAGTTTATAGAAAATAAGAAAGGGAAAATTGTATTTCTTTCTTCTGTAGCCGGATTATCGGCCGATCCTTTTACTGGTGCTTATGCGGCATCCAAACATTCAATTGAGGCTTTCGCAGAGGCATTGAATAAAGAAGTTAGTGAATTTGGGGTTCAGGTTGCTACTATAAACCCTGGCCCTTACCTGACTGGTTTTAATGACAGGATGTTTGAAACATGGAAAGAGTGGAGAGATGATGATAATCATACGGTATTTGACTATAGTAAGATATCTTTTCCTCATGAACAATATGATCCGGAAGCTATTGTAGATTTAATTGTTAAAGTTCTGAGTAATGAGATCGATAATTACCGTAATCTTTTACCTGAATCTTTTGCAGATCAAATCAAAGAACAACAAAAATTAGTATGGACTAAAAAGCAAAATAGTACAACTGGTAAACGTGATGAACTGGTACAAAAAGCTTATGAAATTGAACCTGGTACTCCGGTCGGGGAGGAAAAATAG
- a CDS encoding helix-turn-helix domain-containing protein: protein MKKTESLESFYKDKFTPYDQSANSGKTQFAIVTNEQCSNGAKISYRRRDFYKVSLFKGRVLLHYGDKSLEVNGTALVFFNPDIPYTLDMLEESNFGGYLIFRESYYNDYYKNGIRGLTLFANGAKPVFMLNKTQEKLVDSIFKKMQADLLTDYEYKHDVIRTHLNELIHLAMKMSPLDKVYQFVDAKARITAIFNELLDRQFPIESPSEEFEMRSAAAYADKLGVHVNYLNRAVKSVTGKTTTNHISDRITTEAIAMLKHSEWNISQISYSLGFEDPSNFSHFFKKHTQQIPSSFRLLK, encoded by the coding sequence ATGAAAAAAACTGAATCATTAGAAAGTTTTTACAAGGATAAATTTACGCCATACGATCAATCTGCAAATAGTGGTAAAACCCAATTTGCGATTGTAACGAATGAACAATGTTCAAATGGTGCTAAAATAAGCTATCGGCGACGCGACTTTTATAAAGTATCACTTTTTAAAGGTCGTGTTTTGCTCCATTATGGCGATAAAAGTCTTGAAGTAAATGGAACTGCTTTAGTTTTTTTCAATCCTGATATACCTTACACTTTGGACATGCTTGAAGAAAGCAATTTTGGGGGATATTTAATTTTTCGGGAATCCTATTACAACGATTATTACAAAAATGGAATTCGCGGGCTAACCTTATTTGCCAACGGTGCGAAACCAGTATTCATGTTAAATAAAACACAGGAAAAATTAGTTGACAGCATCTTTAAAAAAATGCAGGCAGACCTGTTAACTGACTATGAATATAAACATGATGTGATAAGAACCCATTTAAATGAGCTGATACACCTGGCCATGAAAATGTCCCCTTTGGATAAAGTTTATCAGTTTGTTGATGCAAAAGCCAGAATTACAGCAATTTTCAATGAATTGCTGGACAGGCAGTTTCCAATTGAATCTCCATCAGAGGAATTCGAAATGCGTTCAGCAGCAGCTTATGCGGATAAATTAGGGGTTCATGTAAACTACCTGAACCGGGCTGTGAAATCTGTTACAGGGAAAACAACTACAAACCACATTTCAGATAGGATCACTACCGAAGCAATTGCAATGCTGAAGCATTCAGAATGGAATATTTCACAAATCAGCTATAGTCTTGGTTTTGAAGATCCATCTAACTTCAGTCACTTCTTCAAAAAGCATACGCAACAAATCCCGTCCAGCTTCAGATTACTGAAATAA
- a CDS encoding FMN-dependent NADH-azoreductase, whose protein sequence is MKHILHLISSMQGKESHSIKLGYTIVEKIQQKYPGSTVEELNLVDAKIPHLSPEVLRTFFIPGEQLTAQEKESIRFSDQVVKQLLAADIIVIGAPLYNFTIHSSLKAWIDHITRAGITFGYGENGPVGMVTGKKVYVAMSSGGVYSQGPGKANDFVAPYLQAFLGFLGMTDLTVFRAEGLKVPGVKETAMEDAIDSIKID, encoded by the coding sequence ATGAAACATATCCTTCATTTAATCTCAAGCATGCAAGGCAAAGAATCACACAGCATTAAGCTGGGTTATACCATAGTTGAAAAAATTCAGCAAAAGTACCCGGGTAGTACTGTGGAAGAATTAAATCTTGTCGATGCCAAAATTCCACATCTTAGTCCTGAAGTTCTTCGTACCTTCTTTATTCCTGGAGAGCAGCTAACCGCGCAGGAAAAAGAATCTATCCGTTTTTCTGACCAGGTCGTTAAACAATTATTGGCCGCGGACATCATTGTTATTGGTGCACCGCTTTACAACTTCACTATCCATTCGTCACTTAAGGCATGGATTGATCATATTACCAGGGCAGGAATAACTTTTGGGTATGGTGAAAATGGCCCTGTCGGAATGGTAACAGGAAAAAAAGTTTATGTGGCCATGTCTTCGGGCGGTGTATATTCACAAGGCCCGGGTAAAGCTAACGATTTTGTTGCTCCTTATTTGCAAGCTTTTCTTGGCTTTTTAGGCATGACTGATCTCACTGTATTCCGTGCAGAAGGATTAAAAGTACCCGGAGTAAAGGAAACTGCAATGGAAGACGCAATTGATAGTATAAAGATTGATTAA
- a CDS encoding TonB-dependent receptor, with product MKKHLLIILSLLLTANYVSAQSAITGVIKSSNGVPVPHATVLIRGTKISATADVDGKFSIDSKQELPFYLRVSSVGYKSQDFQILKLQDTPFELILIESALLDEIVVTSRRRSEVLQDVPIAITVIGGQAAENAGAFNVNRLKELVPSVQLYASNARNTTLNIRGLGSTFGLTNDGIDPGVGFYVDGVYQARPAATSTDFLDIEQIEILRGPQGTLFGKNTTAGAFNITTAKPTQTPSGKVELSFGNYNFMQAKTSVTGGIGKNLAARLSISGTQRDGTIFNTKEERRYSGQNNLGFKGQLYYTPSDKLQILFSGDASIQHPAGYPLVIAGVTATERSPYRQYAKIVSDLGYQQPVVDPKSRTINTNTPWKHDQSIGGLSVNVDYKIGNGTLTSTTAWRFWNWNPTNDRDFSELSALTKSQGTSRHDQYSQEVRYAGNLSEKVSGVIGVYFLGQNLKGLGQTEEVGKDQWRFVQTSNTGAQALYSTPGLLDGYGIKTNSTIKSLSAAVFAQVDWEIVNHLHVLPGLRYTYDKKDVDYDRTTYGGLQTTDPALLALKTAVYANQRFTTNVDNNNLSGNITVSYRPTTKLNAYGTFSTAYKPVGVNVGGLPTTATGEADLSVAVVKPEYVQHYELGIKTKPVKGAIVNVSAFNTDIKDYQTNVQSPQLGVNRGYLANAEKVRVKGLEVDGTYQIGRFLTINAALAYLDGKYVKFTNAPLPLEETGHTELVNGVATQVAFKDASGGRLPGISKWNVSGGAEFSNPGKLATTTGRYFIAADASYRSEYSSNPTPSSVLNVEGYSLLNGRLGFKSDKFSVFIWARNIANKNYYEQLQAAAGNSGLYAGVLGDPRTYGVTLRYSL from the coding sequence ATGAAGAAACATTTACTCATTATCCTTTCACTTCTGCTAACGGCAAATTATGTTTCTGCCCAAAGTGCGATAACGGGCGTTATAAAAAGTAGTAACGGCGTTCCGGTACCACATGCAACAGTGCTGATCAGAGGCACTAAGATTTCTGCAACTGCGGATGTTGATGGCAAGTTCAGTATCGATTCAAAGCAAGAACTCCCATTTTACCTTCGGGTGAGTTCAGTTGGCTATAAATCACAGGATTTTCAGATTCTAAAGCTTCAGGATACACCTTTTGAGTTAATCCTGATCGAAAGTGCGCTGCTTGATGAAATCGTTGTCACCTCAAGAAGACGCTCAGAAGTATTGCAAGATGTGCCTATTGCAATTACTGTTATCGGAGGTCAGGCCGCAGAAAACGCAGGTGCTTTTAACGTTAACCGTTTAAAAGAACTGGTTCCCTCAGTACAATTATATGCTTCAAATGCCAGAAATACGACACTTAATATCAGGGGTTTAGGTTCAACATTTGGCTTAACCAACGATGGTATTGATCCAGGTGTAGGCTTTTATGTAGATGGAGTTTACCAGGCTCGTCCGGCTGCTACCTCTACAGATTTTCTGGACATTGAACAAATAGAAATATTACGTGGCCCGCAAGGAACATTGTTTGGTAAGAATACTACCGCAGGTGCATTTAACATCACTACAGCAAAACCAACACAAACACCAAGCGGAAAAGTTGAATTGAGTTTTGGAAACTACAACTTTATGCAGGCGAAAACATCAGTTACCGGAGGGATTGGAAAAAATCTTGCCGCAAGATTATCCATTTCCGGAACTCAACGCGATGGTACAATTTTCAATACTAAAGAAGAACGCAGATATAGCGGTCAGAACAACCTTGGTTTTAAAGGTCAATTATATTATACCCCTTCAGATAAACTACAAATCTTGTTTAGTGGAGATGCAAGCATTCAGCACCCCGCAGGTTACCCACTGGTAATTGCAGGGGTTACTGCAACAGAAAGAAGTCCTTACCGTCAGTATGCTAAAATTGTTTCTGACTTAGGCTACCAGCAGCCTGTAGTAGATCCGAAGTCCAGAACAATCAATACCAATACGCCATGGAAACACGATCAGTCCATCGGTGGGTTATCCGTAAATGTGGATTATAAAATAGGTAATGGAACCCTGACTTCAACTACTGCATGGAGATTCTGGAACTGGAATCCTACAAACGACAGAGATTTCTCAGAACTATCTGCATTGACTAAATCTCAGGGGACCTCCCGCCACGATCAGTATTCACAAGAAGTCAGATATGCCGGTAATCTCTCAGAAAAAGTAAGCGGTGTGATTGGTGTATATTTCCTTGGTCAGAATCTAAAAGGTCTGGGACAGACAGAAGAAGTAGGTAAAGATCAGTGGAGATTTGTGCAAACTAGTAATACTGGTGCACAGGCATTATATTCAACACCAGGTCTGCTAGATGGTTACGGTATCAAAACTAATTCAACTATTAAATCATTGAGTGCTGCTGTATTCGCACAGGTTGATTGGGAGATTGTGAACCACCTGCATGTTTTACCAGGGTTAAGATATACTTATGATAAAAAAGATGTAGACTATGACAGGACAACTTACGGAGGCTTGCAAACCACAGATCCTGCTTTACTTGCACTAAAAACAGCTGTTTATGCCAATCAGCGGTTCACAACCAATGTGGACAACAACAATTTGTCTGGTAATATCACAGTTTCATACCGTCCTACGACCAAGTTAAACGCTTATGGAACTTTTTCTACCGCTTATAAACCAGTTGGTGTTAACGTGGGTGGGTTGCCAACTACTGCTACCGGAGAAGCAGACTTGTCTGTAGCCGTCGTAAAACCAGAATATGTTCAACATTACGAATTAGGAATTAAAACTAAACCTGTTAAAGGTGCAATCGTAAACGTTAGTGCTTTTAATACAGACATTAAAGATTACCAGACCAATGTACAATCACCACAATTGGGTGTAAACAGAGGTTATCTTGCCAATGCAGAAAAAGTCAGGGTAAAAGGTTTGGAAGTTGATGGAACTTACCAGATAGGAAGGTTCTTAACTATAAATGCGGCTCTGGCTTATCTTGATGGCAAATATGTGAAATTTACAAATGCACCGCTTCCATTAGAAGAAACCGGTCATACAGAACTCGTGAATGGTGTAGCTACACAAGTAGCCTTTAAAGATGCTTCAGGTGGCAGATTACCGGGTATCTCTAAATGGAATGTTTCTGGTGGTGCAGAGTTCAGCAATCCTGGTAAACTGGCCACTACAACAGGCAGATATTTTATTGCTGCCGATGCGAGTTACCGCTCAGAATATTCTTCAAACCCAACTCCATCAAGTGTGTTAAATGTGGAGGGTTATTCGCTATTGAATGGTAGATTAGGATTTAAGTCAGATAAATTCTCTGTATTTATCTGGGCCAGAAATATCGCCAATAAAAATTATTACGAACAATTGCAGGCCGCAGCGGGTAACTCCGGTTTATATGCTGGCGTACTTGGTGATCCAAGAACCTATGGGGTAACACTACGTTATTCTTTATAA
- a CDS encoding SDR family oxidoreductase, which yields MKTTKNTILITGGGTGMGLEAAKQFSQAGNKVIMIARNEKRLKEEAAKLPNAIAIACDLSDEQSVRSLVSTLKSEYPDLNMIFLNAGIATNYSLLDGSNAYEISKQEMLTNYNSAVLLTHELAPLLAVHPESAMIITTSAVAFVPDLMHPTYSATKAALHSYILGLRLVLERNSSSIKLFELMAPLVDTPFSKAVKADYKMPASTIIDALMAGLKKDEYELHAGLTKEVFEKSQKSTQDALKFLNSVTG from the coding sequence ATGAAAACGACTAAAAACACCATACTAATTACTGGCGGCGGAACTGGAATGGGGCTTGAAGCTGCAAAGCAGTTTAGCCAGGCGGGCAACAAAGTGATCATGATTGCCCGGAATGAGAAAAGGCTGAAAGAAGAGGCAGCAAAGTTGCCAAATGCTATTGCCATTGCATGTGACCTATCAGATGAGCAGTCTGTACGCAGTCTTGTCAGCACACTCAAAAGTGAATATCCCGATTTAAATATGATCTTTCTAAATGCTGGTATCGCAACTAATTATAGTCTTTTAGATGGTAGCAACGCTTATGAAATCAGCAAACAAGAGATGTTGACCAACTATAACTCCGCAGTTTTACTCACGCATGAGCTAGCGCCACTTCTTGCTGTACATCCAGAATCAGCGATGATTATAACCACTTCTGCTGTAGCATTTGTACCTGATTTAATGCATCCGACCTATAGTGCAACCAAGGCTGCGTTACATTCCTATATTCTGGGGCTCAGACTTGTTTTAGAACGTAATTCATCTTCTATTAAGCTATTTGAGCTTATGGCCCCCTTAGTGGATACTCCATTTTCTAAAGCAGTAAAAGCAGATTACAAAATGCCTGCCTCAACGATTATCGATGCGCTCATGGCTGGCCTGAAAAAAGATGAATATGAGCTCCACGCAGGTCTGACTAAAGAAGTGTTCGAAAAATCACAAAAATCAACGCAAGACGCGCTGAAGTTCCTGAATAGTGTAACCGGATAG
- a CDS encoding SRPBCC domain-containing protein, with the protein MEQKTKVNAEEGKQEVTITREFDLPLELLFKACAEPEIIAQWMGTKVLKMESQKHGSYQFETSDAKGNVVFRANGVIHEFIPNQKITRTFEMENTPFGVQLEFVEFEKLTDHTSQLRMRVIYESLAQRNQVLQLPFVQGINMAHNRLQDIVGKNNFN; encoded by the coding sequence ATGGAACAAAAAACAAAAGTTAATGCCGAAGAAGGTAAACAGGAGGTAACAATTACAAGAGAATTTGACTTGCCGCTGGAGTTACTTTTCAAAGCATGTGCGGAGCCTGAAATTATTGCACAGTGGATGGGAACGAAGGTGTTGAAAATGGAAAGCCAGAAGCATGGCAGTTATCAGTTTGAAACGAGCGATGCAAAGGGGAATGTAGTATTCCGGGCAAATGGGGTTATTCATGAGTTTATTCCAAACCAAAAAATTACCCGGACATTTGAAATGGAAAACACACCTTTTGGCGTCCAGCTTGAATTTGTAGAATTTGAAAAACTAACTGATCATACTAGTCAGTTGCGTATGCGGGTAATTTATGAATCACTGGCACAAAGGAATCAGGTTTTACAATTGCCTTTTGTTCAGGGAATTAATATGGCACATAACAGGTTACAGGATATTGTTGGTAAAAATAATTTCAATTAA
- a CDS encoding SDR family oxidoreductase, whose product MKTILITGTSSGIGKATAKKFAAAGWNVIATMRAPEKEEELSAIKNIFLTKLDVQDKESIAAAIASGIEKFGSIDAVVNNAGFGVLGAFEKSTSEQVMQQFSVNVFGVMDVIRAILPHFRAKQAGLIINITSQGGRVTFPTCSLYHSTKFAIEGFSESLAYELLSQNISVKIIEPGSTESNFFGAVSMAANDNITAYQEFDKIALDNWYKNDTMTSTTADIAEVIYEAASDNKDQLRYMAGVDTRLYFGARQNKSDQDYVNYMRKLFIPEILNKESK is encoded by the coding sequence ATGAAAACTATATTAATCACAGGAACATCTTCAGGTATTGGTAAAGCAACTGCAAAAAAATTCGCAGCAGCAGGATGGAATGTAATCGCTACTATGCGCGCACCAGAAAAAGAAGAAGAACTATCTGCCATCAAAAATATCTTTTTGACAAAGCTGGATGTTCAGGATAAAGAAAGTATTGCAGCTGCAATCGCCTCTGGAATTGAAAAATTCGGAAGTATTGATGCCGTTGTGAACAATGCAGGCTTTGGCGTACTGGGTGCGTTTGAAAAATCGACTTCAGAACAGGTCATGCAGCAATTCAGTGTCAATGTATTTGGTGTAATGGATGTCATTAGAGCTATCCTGCCACATTTCAGAGCAAAACAAGCAGGCTTAATCATTAATATTACTTCACAAGGTGGAAGAGTAACTTTTCCAACATGCAGCCTTTATCACTCCACTAAATTTGCAATAGAAGGTTTCTCTGAGTCCTTAGCTTATGAGTTGCTTTCACAAAACATTTCAGTCAAAATTATTGAGCCAGGATCAACAGAAAGCAATTTCTTTGGCGCAGTAAGCATGGCTGCAAATGATAACATCACTGCCTATCAGGAATTTGATAAAATAGCGCTGGACAATTGGTATAAAAACGACACTATGACCTCAACCACAGCTGATATTGCTGAAGTAATCTATGAAGCCGCTTCCGATAATAAAGATCAATTGCGTTATATGGCCGGCGTAGATACCCGTTTATATTTTGGGGCGAGACAAAATAAAAGTGATCAGGACTATGTAAACTACATGAGAAAATTATTTATTCCGGAAATATTGAACAAAGAATCTAAATAA
- a CDS encoding winged helix-turn-helix transcriptional regulator, producing MKMIRNEDLPSHEECAGSLKNVLDALYVLNGKWKVALILCLVQSSKRFNEIQHEITGISSKVLAKELKDLELNDFIKRNVYPTTPVSIIYEATEYSQTLKNVIGELSAWGEQHREKIKQSMRKQS from the coding sequence ATGAAAATGATTAGAAATGAGGATCTTCCAAGCCATGAAGAATGCGCAGGCTCGCTCAAAAACGTGCTTGATGCACTCTATGTTCTGAATGGAAAGTGGAAGGTGGCATTGATCCTTTGCCTGGTACAATCCTCAAAACGTTTTAATGAGATTCAACATGAAATCACTGGAATATCCTCCAAGGTATTAGCTAAAGAGTTAAAAGATCTGGAATTGAATGACTTTATCAAACGTAATGTATATCCGACCACCCCGGTAAGTATTATTTATGAAGCAACTGAGTATAGCCAGACTTTAAAAAACGTGATAGGTGAATTGAGTGCCTGGGGTGAACAGCACAGAGAGAAAATTAAGCAAAGTATGCGAAAACAATCCTGA
- a CDS encoding DUF4256 domain-containing protein, whose translation MDNYKEEFSAAEQKEFFGILKVRFEKNRNRHKDLEWAEIQEKLEAHPEKLSSLRAMEKTGGEPDVVGYDQKTKEYIFYDCSPESPKGRRSLCYDLEAHTSRKEFKPENNVIDVAADMGVELLTEEEYRELQQIGNFDTKTSSWIKTPAHIRKLGGAVFCDRRYDTVFLYHNGAESYYAARGFRASIRV comes from the coding sequence ATGGATAATTATAAAGAAGAGTTCTCAGCAGCGGAACAAAAAGAGTTTTTCGGGATATTGAAAGTGCGTTTTGAGAAGAACAGGAATCGCCATAAGGATTTGGAATGGGCTGAGATACAGGAGAAACTGGAAGCTCATCCTGAAAAACTCTCGTCCTTACGGGCAATGGAAAAAACTGGCGGTGAGCCGGATGTTGTTGGTTATGATCAAAAGACAAAAGAATACATTTTCTATGATTGTTCGCCGGAAAGTCCGAAGGGGCGCAGAAGTCTTTGTTACGATCTTGAAGCGCATACGTCAAGGAAAGAGTTTAAGCCAGAAAACAATGTTATTGACGTGGCAGCTGATATGGGTGTTGAGCTTTTAACTGAAGAAGAATACAGGGAATTACAGCAAATAGGGAATTTTGACACCAAAACGTCGAGCTGGATAAAAACACCTGCCCATATCAGAAAGTTGGGTGGAGCTGTTTTTTGCGACCGGCGTTATGATACGGTTTTTTTATATCATAATGGAGCAGAATCTTATTATGCGGCGCGTGGTTTCAGGGCTTCAATCCGGGTGTGA
- a CDS encoding putative quinol monooxygenase, whose protein sequence is MITYLTLFTASDQSNAASLEPIFSVLRKNTPSEPGCISYEIYGDSTNPLVSCIIETWESQKSFEGHLEVVATNQYVEQALAFTAEPFKSIQLIEKFNLIK, encoded by the coding sequence ATGATCACCTATTTAACATTATTCACAGCCAGCGACCAAAGTAACGCAGCATCTCTTGAACCTATTTTTTCAGTACTCAGGAAAAACACACCATCCGAACCGGGATGCATTAGTTATGAAATTTACGGCGACAGCACCAATCCATTAGTGTCCTGTATTATTGAAACATGGGAATCGCAAAAAAGCTTCGAAGGACATTTAGAAGTTGTTGCCACAAACCAATACGTTGAACAGGCTTTAGCATTTACAGCTGAACCTTTCAAATCAATCCAGCTTATAGAAAAATTTAACTTAATAAAATAA
- a CDS encoding GNAT family N-acetyltransferase, translating to MRAECIPEMNYPGIYFRQLEKEDLQSWYDYLSIKEVYEGTSWNLNSVNDLESLYLEYNAADKDSAIRLAVIDENNNTLIGTIGFHTISTVNKSAEIAYDLSPAYWKRGIATAMCKEITSWGFSSFGFIRIQATVLETNSRSESVLTKCGYQYEGLLKSYRMVRGVPGNFKLYSHLAK from the coding sequence ATGAGAGCAGAATGTATTCCTGAAATGAATTATCCTGGAATTTATTTCAGGCAGCTTGAAAAGGAAGATTTACAAAGCTGGTATGATTATTTATCTATCAAAGAAGTATATGAGGGTACCAGTTGGAACCTTAACTCCGTTAACGATCTGGAATCATTATACCTGGAATATAATGCTGCTGATAAAGACTCTGCTATACGTTTAGCCGTCATTGACGAAAACAATAATACCCTGATAGGAACAATAGGTTTTCATACCATCTCTACTGTAAACAAAAGTGCAGAAATTGCTTATGATTTATCACCTGCTTACTGGAAAAGAGGCATAGCAACTGCCATGTGCAAAGAAATAACTAGTTGGGGATTTTCAAGCTTTGGCTTCATTAGGATACAAGCTACCGTTCTTGAAACAAATTCACGTTCTGAAAGTGTACTTACAAAATGTGGTTACCAGTACGAAGGGTTACTGAAATCATACCGTATGGTTCGGGGAGTCCCAGGTAATTTTAAGCTATATTCACATTTAGCAAAATAA
- a CDS encoding FAD-dependent oxidoreductase produces MLLQNKKVAIVGGGPGGLTLAKLLQLKGVDVKVYERSKDKSAVQQGATLDLHYESGLKALRECGLMEEFEKNYRPGADRLTITDQHAVVRFGEAEEGRIQDLNSEYARPEIDRGPLRDLLIESLQDETIVWNAHCAELKKDGSRWELIFKNGTVADADFVIAADGANSKIRKYITDIQPVYSGITVLEGNIYNAAVNAPHLWELTNGGKVFALGGSKTIVLSAKGEGSLSFYTGTRETKDWVKASGIDFENKEQILAWFKQRFSDWSVDWQKVFLTDESYFVARPQYYFPVDQAWQALPDLTMIGDAAHLMPPFAGEGVNQAMQDALELYEALCMGDFSSLQEAIAAFEKKMCSRTSEVTVDTLLQTEALHSEDSLQYLLDMFNHFRS; encoded by the coding sequence ATGTTATTACAGAATAAAAAAGTCGCTATTGTTGGCGGCGGTCCTGGAGGGTTAACTCTGGCGAAGTTGCTTCAACTTAAAGGCGTTGATGTGAAAGTTTATGAAAGAAGTAAAGATAAATCGGCTGTTCAGCAGGGTGCTACGCTTGATTTGCACTACGAATCAGGTTTAAAAGCATTACGGGAATGCGGATTGATGGAAGAGTTTGAAAAAAACTACCGGCCGGGAGCTGACCGGTTAACTATTACTGACCAGCACGCAGTAGTCCGCTTTGGCGAGGCTGAAGAGGGAAGAATTCAGGATTTGAACAGCGAATATGCGCGTCCGGAAATAGACCGTGGCCCGCTCCGTGATTTACTGATTGAATCATTGCAAGACGAAACTATAGTTTGGAATGCCCATTGTGCTGAACTGAAAAAAGATGGGAGCAGATGGGAGCTGATTTTTAAAAACGGGACAGTTGCTGATGCTGATTTTGTGATTGCAGCAGACGGAGCTAATTCAAAAATCAGGAAATACATTACGGACATTCAACCTGTTTATTCAGGGATTACCGTTTTGGAGGGCAATATTTACAACGCTGCGGTTAATGCACCGCATTTGTGGGAATTGACTAACGGGGGAAAAGTTTTTGCACTGGGCGGTTCCAAAACAATTGTGCTGAGTGCAAAGGGTGAAGGTTCACTTTCATTTTATACAGGTACCAGGGAAACAAAGGACTGGGTAAAAGCATCGGGTATTGACTTTGAAAATAAAGAGCAGATTCTCGCCTGGTTTAAACAACGTTTTTCAGATTGGAGTGTGGATTGGCAGAAGGTATTCTTAACTGATGAATCTTATTTTGTGGCCAGACCACAATATTATTTCCCTGTAGATCAAGCATGGCAGGCGCTTCCGGATTTAACTATGATTGGCGATGCAGCTCATCTTATGCCGCCTTTTGCAGGTGAGGGAGTGAATCAGGCCATGCAGGATGCATTGGAATTATATGAAGCATTGTGCATGGGGGATTTTAGTTCTTTGCAGGAGGCCATTGCAGCATTTGAAAAGAAAATGTGCAGCAGAACTTCAGAGGTAACAGTGGATACTCTGCTACAAACTGAAGCATTGCATTCAGAGGACAGCCTTCAGTATTTGCTGGATATGTTTAATCATTTTCGGAGTTAA